The nucleotide sequence TTCTCCGCTGGAGCGGGAATTCCTCGCCGTGGCGGGAGTGGAGCGCTGAGATGACCCTACGAACGTTGCTTCTTCTTGCTCAGGGAGTCCTGCTGGTCGTGGGCGCGGCGTCCGCGGCGGGGCGAGTCGACGACATGATGGCCCGCGCCAGCACCCCCGCCGAGCTGCGCGCCACGCTGCTCGATTTCGCCCGCACGGCCCCCGACTCCGCGAAGGAGGACAAGGGCCAGGCACTCCTGCAGGCCGGCTGGAGCTACCATGAGGCCGGCCGCGCGGACAGCGCCCTGATCTGCTTCGACCGCGCCGTCGCCATCCGCGGGAGCCACGCGGACCGCGACGCCTTCGTGGATGCGCTCTTTGACCGCTCGAACACGGGCGACGCCGCCCGCGCGCTCGAAGTGCTCGGGCCTCGGCTCGTGATGGCCAAGAAGACCTCGGAGCGCGACATCGCGCAAACTCGCGGCCGCCAGGGCTGGGCTCACTACCTGATGAGCCGCGGCGATTCCGCGCTGAGAATCCTGCGAACGCACCAGCGACTGCTGCTCGATCCAGCCACGCCGCGCCATCGCGACTGGCGCTATCGCCTCGGATTGGTCGAGCTGGAGCACGGAGACGCGGCCAAGAGCATCGAGGCGATCTATCCGCTCTCGATCGAGTCGCGTTTCACGGATCGCGACGTGATGAGCATCCTGCGCGATGCCAGCCGCAAGATCCCGCAGTCCGACGGATTCGCCGACCGGCTGAAGCAGGAGCTCAACCGGAACGACGAACTGGACCGGAAGGCCATCGAAGAATTCCGCGGCAAGCGGATCACCTTCACGGCGGCCGACGGCGTCACCATCGGCGCCATCGTCGTGCCCTCGATGCGCCGCCCGGCGCGCGCGGCGGTCGTGCTGATGGACCCGGACGAGCTGCCCGAAGCCTACGACAGTCTCGCCACGGGCATGTCCGCCGCGGGTTACTCGATCATCCTGGTGGAGCCGCGCGGCTCCGGCTGGTCGGTGTCTCCCGAATGCCCGCTGCCGAGTCTCTGGCGCGGCCGGGAGGACGAGATGCGGAGCAAGCTGGCGAGAGATGCGCTCCCCGCACTGCGCGCACTCTCGGCCAAGGCTCCCGCCGATACGTCGGCCTACGTCGTCATCGGAGCGATGGGCTCGTCCAGCGCCGCGGCCGACGCGGCCAGCCGGGAGCGCCGGGTGCGGGGGCTGGTCCTCTTGTCCCCGACCCCGTCGCCGGTGGAAGTGGGACCGATGCGCGCCAGGCTCGCCCAGTCGGCCGTTCCCGTGTTCTTCGAGGTGCCGGTGATGGATCACGCCACCGGCCCCACGGCCCAGACCCTCTACGAGGGTCTCGATCCACGCACATCACGCATCGCCGAGTCCGAGATCGTCGGCTCGTCGGCCAAGATCTTCCGTTACGACCGCACCGCGCTGCCGCGCCTCTTGACGTGGCTCAACGACAGATGGAAGCGTCCCGCGCCGCCTTCCTCCAAGCGCAAGAGCTGAAGTCGCGCGCCGACGCGGCGCTCGATCATGCGGAACCGCGACGGCGGGCCGCCGGCTTCTGCGCGAGCGCGAACGACAGACTTTCGAGCTCCACCGTCATGTCGACGTTGCGGAGCGCGACATGGGAGGGCACGAACAGCTTGCGCGGCGCGAAGTTCAGGATGCCTCTCACACCGACCGCGACCAGCTGATCGGCAACCTCCTGCGCCGCACGGACAGGCGTGGCGATCACGCCCATGTCCACGCGTTGCTCGGACGCCACCGTCGCGATGTCGTTCGTGTCGCGGATGACCAGATCGCCGATCCGCTGGCCCACGCGCTGGGGGTCGCGGTCGAAGACCGCGACCACGTCGAATCCCTGCTTCGCGAAGCCTCGATACGCGAGCAGCGCCGTGCCGACGTTGCCGGCGCCCACGATCGCCACGCGCCAGCGGCGATCGAGGCCGAGGATGCCGCGGATTTCCTCGCGCAGATGGGCGACGTTGTAGCCCAGACCGCGTCGGCCGAACGAGCCGAAGCACGAGAGGTCCTTGCGCACCTGGGCGGAGGTGATTCCTTCGCGCTCGGCCAGGCGATGCGACGAGATCAGGCGCTTGCCTTCCGCTTCGACCTCTTCGAGCACTCGGTAGTAATGCGAGAGGCGGCGCACCGTGGATTGGGAGATGCGAGCCAGCCGCGCTCGCGGGGTCCCCTCTCCTCGGCGTGTGAACCTTTTCACAAAGTGGCTCGGTTCTGGATCGCGAAGGCGACCGGATCGGTCAGGACTCGGCGTCGTCCGCTTCCGCAGGCTCGGCGCCGTTGGTGGTCGCGCCGTCCGCCGGGGCATCGGCGCTTCCGCCCACGGCGACCGCCTCCTCGCTGACCACGCGGGTCACGCCGGCCACGGCGTCGGGCAGCAGCTCGCCCTCGCCCGCCGGCGCCAGAT is from Candidatus Eisenbacteria bacterium and encodes:
- a CDS encoding redox-sensing transcriptional repressor Rex, yielding MKRFTRRGEGTPRARLARISQSTVRRLSHYYRVLEEVEAEGKRLISSHRLAEREGITSAQVRKDLSCFGSFGRRGLGYNVAHLREEIRGILGLDRRWRVAIVGAGNVGTALLAYRGFAKQGFDVVAVFDRDPQRVGQRIGDLVIRDTNDIATVASEQRVDMGVIATPVRAAQEVADQLVAVGVRGILNFAPRKLFVPSHVALRNVDMTVELESLSFALAQKPAARRRGSA